A window from Peromyscus eremicus chromosome 5, PerEre_H2_v1, whole genome shotgun sequence encodes these proteins:
- the LOC131911850 gene encoding zinc finger protein 120-like isoform X1, which yields MVSEPLKLELWIVVSYNAVTYDDVHVDFTWDEWALLDPSQKSLYKNVMLETYRNLTAIGYKWEDHNINEKFQRSRRNRRHERSHTGEKPYECNQCGKAFSQQSNLQIHRRTHTQEKPYECNHCGKAFARYTHLQSHKRIHTGEKPYVCNQCGKAFSQQSHLQVHTTIHTGVKPYECNQCGKAFACYSYLQGHKIIHTGEKLYECNQCGKAFARNSNLERHKITHTGVKPYDCNQCGKAFSRQSYLQIHKRTHTGEKPYECNQCGKAFSRQSYLQIHKRTHTGEKPYGCKQCGKSFADYTYIRVHEKIHTGVKLYECNQCGKAFSQQGYLQVHKRIHTGEKPYECNQCGKTFARHRNLQRHKRIHIGQKPYECN from the exons ATGGTCTCAGaacccctgaaattggagttatggatagttgtgagctat aatgcagtgacctatgatgatgtacATGTCGACTTTACTTGGGATGAGTGGGCTTTGCTGGACCCTTCCCAGAAGAGTCTCTACAAaaatgtgatgctggagacctacaggaacctcactgctatag gctacaaatgggaagaccataatattaatgaaaaatttcaaagatctagaagaaacagaag gcatgaaagaagtcatactggagagaaaccctatgaatgcaatcaatgtggtaaagccttctcACAGCAGAGCAATCTCCAAATACACAGAAGAACTCATACTcaagagaaaccctatgagtgtaaTCATTGTGGGAAAGCTTTTGCCCGTTACACTCATCTTCAAAGCCataaaagaattcatactggagagaaaccctatgtatgtaatcagtgtggtaaagctttttcACAACAGAGTCATCTCCAAGTTCATACAACAATTCATACTGGagtgaaaccctatgaatgtaatcaatgtgggaaagcctttgcatGTTACAGTTATCTTCAAGGTCATAAaataattcatactggagagaaactctatgaatgtaatcagtgtgggaaagcttTTGCACGTAACAGTAATCTTGAAAGGCATAAAATAACTCATACAGGAGTAAAACCATATGACTGTaatcaatgtgggaaagccttttcTCGACAGAGTTATctacaaatacataaaagaacccatactggagagaaaccctatgaatgtaatcaatgtgggaaGGCCTTTTCACGACAGAGTtatctccaaatacataaaagaacccatactggagagaaaccctatggatGTAAGCAATGTGGTAAATCTTTTGCAGATTATACTTATATTAGAGTACATGAAAAAATTCACACTGGAGTGAAactatatgaatgtaatcagtgtgggaaagccttttcaCAACAGGGTTAtctccaagttcataaaagaattcacactggagagaaaccctatgaatgtaatcaatgtggaaaAACTTTTGCACGTCACAGAAatcttcaaagacataaaagaatTCATATTGGacagaagccctatgaatgtaattaa
- the LOC131911850 gene encoding zinc finger protein 120-like isoform X2 → MNAVTYDDVHVDFTWDEWALLDPSQKSLYKNVMLETYRNLTAIGYKWEDHNINEKFQRSRRNRRHERSHTGEKPYECNQCGKAFSQQSNLQIHRRTHTQEKPYECNHCGKAFARYTHLQSHKRIHTGEKPYVCNQCGKAFSQQSHLQVHTTIHTGVKPYECNQCGKAFACYSYLQGHKIIHTGEKLYECNQCGKAFARNSNLERHKITHTGVKPYDCNQCGKAFSRQSYLQIHKRTHTGEKPYECNQCGKAFSRQSYLQIHKRTHTGEKPYGCKQCGKSFADYTYIRVHEKIHTGVKLYECNQCGKAFSQQGYLQVHKRIHTGEKPYECNQCGKTFARHRNLQRHKRIHIGQKPYECN, encoded by the exons aatgcagtgacctatgatgatgtacATGTCGACTTTACTTGGGATGAGTGGGCTTTGCTGGACCCTTCCCAGAAGAGTCTCTACAAaaatgtgatgctggagacctacaggaacctcactgctatag gctacaaatgggaagaccataatattaatgaaaaatttcaaagatctagaagaaacagaag gcatgaaagaagtcatactggagagaaaccctatgaatgcaatcaatgtggtaaagccttctcACAGCAGAGCAATCTCCAAATACACAGAAGAACTCATACTcaagagaaaccctatgagtgtaaTCATTGTGGGAAAGCTTTTGCCCGTTACACTCATCTTCAAAGCCataaaagaattcatactggagagaaaccctatgtatgtaatcagtgtggtaaagctttttcACAACAGAGTCATCTCCAAGTTCATACAACAATTCATACTGGagtgaaaccctatgaatgtaatcaatgtgggaaagcctttgcatGTTACAGTTATCTTCAAGGTCATAAaataattcatactggagagaaactctatgaatgtaatcagtgtgggaaagcttTTGCACGTAACAGTAATCTTGAAAGGCATAAAATAACTCATACAGGAGTAAAACCATATGACTGTaatcaatgtgggaaagccttttcTCGACAGAGTTATctacaaatacataaaagaacccatactggagagaaaccctatgaatgtaatcaatgtgggaaGGCCTTTTCACGACAGAGTtatctccaaatacataaaagaacccatactggagagaaaccctatggatGTAAGCAATGTGGTAAATCTTTTGCAGATTATACTTATATTAGAGTACATGAAAAAATTCACACTGGAGTGAAactatatgaatgtaatcagtgtgggaaagccttttcaCAACAGGGTTAtctccaagttcataaaagaattcacactggagagaaaccctatgaatgtaatcaatgtggaaaAACTTTTGCACGTCACAGAAatcttcaaagacataaaagaatTCATATTGGacagaagccctatgaatgtaattaa